GTCAAACGTGGCCTATGTGGTTGAGTGGAGATATGGATCTTACTTGCTAGTCAGCTCTCCATGCATATATCACCTAGATTCCACATGTGGAAACGGACAGCAGAATAGCAGAAGTTTAGTGCTTGCTGGCCAAGATACGGTTTAGGATTTCCTGTTGCTATACTGGTGTTGCATTGGGACTAGCAGTATCAGCCTttgtacattggtaccttggtttaagaacagcttagtttatgaacaacttggattaagaacgctgcaaacctggtagtgggtgttttggtttgtgaactttgccttggaagcagaacatgttccgcttcctgttgagtgtgttccatttgtaaattgagtcccccgctgctgtgggaaagcatgccttggtttaagaatgctttggtttaagaacggacttccggaacggattaaatttgtaaaccaaggtaccactgtacttatttttgcCCTGTAAAACCCGCtcatttttctttatatttatttactagATATGTTGGTtgttttatcttgcccaaggcgaACCCAAGTGTcttacaagcaaacaaaacacacacagagacagacagacagtcagTCATGCCCCACCTCCAGCTTAAGATATTCCAATACTGTAATTGGGTGGCAGGCATGTCGAGTTGGAGACAGAAGTGTGGGGCCTTCTTTGGAATCTACTGCCCATTGTtgcagcttttatttattttcatttcttaaatttatataccacccttcatcaagatACCACAAGAAAGTTTATAACATagaatgcataataaaaaggCAATAACCCATCCCTCCTCACTTTAAAAGGCTATAGGTTGATTGGCAGGTGacggcctggttgaagaggaatgttttcacctggtgcctcaATGTAAAGGGCACATTTATGTCCTGGCACTTAAATGTTTTAACTTCCTCTTAAATATTTCTTTCACATAAAAACAAAGTTTGTAACTTCCTGTCAGGTTGAATGTTACTACATTGTTTCCTAAAGTTATCTCACCCCTTTATTGCTACATTTCATGGAAATTGATAAAATAAGATGTTTTTGAAAACTTCTCAGTGACCAATGTAACAGAGGATGCCTTTTCATGAAAAGCGATCAAAATGCCATCCTTATCAAGCATGAGATGCTTTCAGAAGCTTCAGGAAACCTATTGATAAAGTTAAATGATTTCTTTATAAAACAGATTTTCATTTCCTGTATTATCTTTATTTAAAGTACAGaccttcagacacacacacacacggcttgcGCCAGTATTCGGTTTCCTATAAATACTGTActtcaaatgtattttttttttgtgtttcATAGCAACTTGCCAAAGCAGGTTGGACTGTGTGAAGCATTAACAGGAACTATTTTACTCTGTGGGTTGCTGCATGAGAGCTACTCTTTGAGAGACAGAGTACAAGAGAACAGCTTACTTAACTTCTGCAATTCTACATGGTATTGGgaagaagtatttttttaaaaaaaagaccggTTAGCACATCAGGGGAAGCCTCAGATTCCAGCTCTTCTACATTGGGCTCTTGCTCTGTGAGGGCACCATAACTCAAAGTTGAAGAGGACCGAGAGAAGCTTGTCCATGCATACTTTGGACATTGTCTACATAATCATTGAGGTGCTGGTAGCAGTGACTGCCACCTTAGGAAATGCTCTCGTGATCTGTGTGGTGAGACGGATCCCAGCCTACCAGAACACCACTTTTTACTTCATCGTGTCCTTGGCACTGGCTGATATTGCCGTTGGGCTCTTTGTTGCCCCTCTGGCTGTTGTGCTAAGGTTGGAGGTTGTTCTCCACTTCTATGCTTGCCTTTTCATCTGCTGCATCCTGATGATCTTTTGTCATGCTTCCATCATGTCCCTGCTGGCCATTGCAACAGACCGATATCTGAGAGTGAAACTGGCCATACGGTGAGTACTACGAAGTCATGGCTGTggattttaattggaaaatgtaAGGGGGACTCCATatagggagccagcccccatcatcctaacgtccacctcatcaagtacagagagcaccagtggttctgaagcagccagagggggaggaagagactcggagggggagaggaacaatgggaagtcccggaggcggagggatgcaggcagacgcttggggatactgcagagccagggaaccgactgctgagggaggaaactgaaagggcatcgctccttccggcgccagaaatgaggagtgcaccgcaatgcaggtcaagggggaggcgttttggggtgcccagactggtactttgctggcgtaggaacagacgtacgccattgccggattctgattcgggatgagaggctGTAGCATATTATTTCTCCCAGCctgcagaaaatgaaaaagacTGTGACAGATCATAGTATAGGATGGTGCTGCAAGCACAGTCCCAtctgtaaaatattttaaactaacCTGCTTTTTCAAATAGATACAAAGGAATGGTCACACGGAGAAGAATCTGGGCGGCTCTGAGTTTCTGCTGGATCACTTCTCTGTTGGTGGGGCTCGTGCCCATGTTTGGATGGAACCTAAGGAAGCCTGAAACCCCCATCTACTTGAAGTGTTCTTACCCAATGGTGATGAGCATGGATTATGTGGTGTACTTCAGCTTCTTCTCCTGGATCCTTGTCCCACTGCTGATCATGTGTGCGCTCTACTCTGAGATCTTCAACATCCTCCAAACAAAGCTGAAACAAAATGCAACATCCATGACAGGAACACAGATCCTTTATGGGAGGGAGTTCAAGATGATCAAATCTTTGGCTCTGGTCCTCCTCTTGTTCATTGTGTGCTGGCTGCCTCTGATCATTATCAACTCCATCTCACATTTCTGCCAAGCATGTCATGTCCCCCTGCCGGTGTTAGATGCGGCCATTCTGCTCTCCCATGCCAATTCTTCCTTAAATCCCATTGTGTATGCCTTGAGGATCAAGAGGTTCCGAAAAATGTATATCCTGATTTTGAAAGCCCATGTCTTCTGCCTGAAACAAGAACCAGACACATCTAAAATGGAGAACACGTCCTCAGATCAGGTGATAGAAGAAAGTatttgaaaaaaaacactggaAGAGTATTTCCCCCACCAAAAGTCCTTGTTTTCTTCCTTCCACAGTGTGAGTATTTAACATGACTGAATGAGAGACTCCAAGATACTTGGAACACCATAAATTCCATGCCCTCCCACATTTGTTAGATAACATTTAATTTCATTACTTTAATACTATGAAAAATGTAGGTCTGTTTGTTGCAGAATAAAGAAACCAATTAAAACAGGCCACTTTCATAGGTCTGGTGGCTAGTGTGGTCTATTAATtagtgaggaacggcttagggagctgggtatgtttagcctggagaagagaaggttaaggggtgatatgatagccatgttcaaatatataaaaggatgtcatgtagaggacGGAGAAAGGTTgtctccagagaagcagacacagagcaatggattcaaactacaagaaataagattccacctaaacattaggaagaacttcctgacagtaagagctgttcagcagtggaatttgctaccaaggagtgtggtggagtttccttctttggaggtctttaagcagaggcttgacaggcatatgtcaagaatgctttgatggtgtttcctgcttggtagggggttggactggatggcccttgtggtctcttccaactctatgattctatgattaattaaTTTGTGAAATGTTAACTTCAAAGTTGGTATTGAAAATTACCAACACAGGTTGGGGCG
The genomic region above belongs to Zootoca vivipara chromosome 7, rZooViv1.1, whole genome shotgun sequence and contains:
- the ADORA3 gene encoding adenosine receptor A3, with amino-acid sequence MHTLDIVYIIIEVLVAVTATLGNALVICVVRRIPAYQNTTFYFIVSLALADIAVGLFVAPLAVVLRLEVVLHFYACLFICCILMIFCHASIMSLLAIATDRYLRVKLAIRYKGMVTRRRIWAALSFCWITSLLVGLVPMFGWNLRKPETPIYLKCSYPMVMSMDYVVYFSFFSWILVPLLIMCALYSEIFNILQTKLKQNATSMTGTQILYGREFKMIKSLALVLLLFIVCWLPLIIINSISHFCQACHVPLPVLDAAILLSHANSSLNPIVYALRIKRFRKMYILILKAHVFCLKQEPDTSKMENTSSDQVIEESI